AGTAAGCGGCCCAAGACCGGGGGTGCAGCCTTCCGCAGCCCTTTCTTCTGCACCCCTGTGGGAACATACATGCGGGACGCCGCGAGCGCGGTGGGGCAACGTCGAGGTTGCTGCGGCGACCGAGACCTGCCGCACGGTCAGGCGGCGGCTTGACGGTTGTGCACATCATTTGAGTCTGTTACGCCCCGGCGGCTTGCCGCTGTTGTCCCGGCACAAAAGAGGTTCAGCTCATCTGGGCGGTGCGATACTCAGCGAGGAGTCTCTCGACCAGGTCCGGCCTGGCGGCGATCATGGGAAGCGGCTCGTTGGCGTAGTGACTGAGATCCATCGGAAAGTGCTCACGACCGTCCAGAGACAAAACTTCAGCGCCCGTCTCACAGGCAATTACGGCTCCCGCCGCGATATCCCACAGCTTTGACTTCTTGCAGTAAACGGCATCGAGCGAACCGGTCGCCAGAAGCGATAGATGCATGGCCGTCGAGCCAAAGTTGCGGACCACCATGGTGTCGATCCAGCGGTGCACCACCGGGGGCAACTGCTCGTGCTTGCTCGTGGGGATACCCATGTAGACCTCGTTCCAGGTCGGCACTTCGCGCCGTTCGATTCGGTCGGCGTTGACCCAGGCACCGGCCCCGATCGAGGCCGAATACATCCGATCGGCGACCGGATCGTAGACCATGCCCACGACCGGCTGT
Above is a window of Phycisphaerae bacterium DNA encoding:
- a CDS encoding inositol monophosphatase family protein, whose translation is QPVVGMVYDPVADRMYSASIGAGAWVNADRIERREVPTWNEVYMGIPTSKHEQLPPVVHRWIDTMVVRNFGSTAMHLSLLATGSLDAVYCKKSKLWDIAAGAVIACETGAEVLSLDGREHFPMDLSHYANEPLPMIAARPDLVERLLAEYRTAQMS